In the Streptomyces cinnamoneus genome, AGCAGGGTCGCGAGGACCGTGGAAACGGTTCCGCGGTCGTCCTGCTCGAAGGACTCGGGGAGGTCCTGCACCAGCTGCGGCACGTCCGTGAAGCGCCGCCCCACGACCCGGCTGTTGAGCCGGGCGCGCAGGTCCGCCAGAGAGGTCTCGCCGACCGGCGCGGGGCAGTCGACCATCCGCTGCTCGACCCGCCCGGTGTCGGTGATCAGGACGAGCATGATGCGGGCGGGAGCCAGCGCGAGCAGCTCCACGTGCCGCACGGTCGAACGGCTCAGCGAGGGGTACTGCACCACCGCGACCTGCCGGGTCAGCTGCGCCAGCAGCCGGACCGTGCGCGCGACGACGTCGTCCAGGTCGACGGCGCCGTCCAGGAAGTTCTGGATGGCGCGCCGCTCGGGGGTCGACAGGGGCTTGACGCCCGCCAGCTTGTCGACGAAAAGGCGGTAGCCCTTGTCGGTCGGGATGCGGCCCGCGCTCGTGTGGGGCTGGGCGATGAAGCCCTCGTCCTCCAGCGCGGCCATGTCGTTGCGCACGGTGGCCGGGGAGACGCCCAGCCGGTGTCGCTCGGTGAGGGCCTTGGAGCCGACGGGCTCCTCGGTGCCCACATAGTCCTGGACGATCGCGCGCAACACCTCGAGCCTGCGTTCACTCAGCATCGCGCGCACCTCCAGTCCAATGGTCCAGCCGTCTTGCGGGGGCCTTTGGGTGGTCTCACCCCTGGCACTCAATGGTCACGAGTGCCAAACCCCTCCAGCCAGTGTACGGCCGGGCACCACGGCCAGGGCAAGGGCCGTCCTCGTCGCGAGCCTCCCGGCTGCCGGACGGGGGCGTTCCGGGCAGGCAACGCTACCGCTCTGCGGATAGCGTCGCGGCATGGAGATGCAAGGGGATTCCGGTGGTGCGGAAGCACGCTGGGAGCGGCTCGCGCCGGGTGTCGTACGCCGCAGGCTGCCGGGCTGGGACGCGACCGTCGGAGCGATCGCCGGGGAGGGCGGGGTGCTCGTCGTCGACACGGGCTCCTCGCTGCACGAGGGGGTGGAGATCCGCCGTGAGGTGCAGGAGCTGTTCGGGCCGCCCGTGACGCATATCGCACTCACGCACCCGCACTTCGACCACGTGCTGGGCACGGCGGCCTTCGCGGGCGTCCAGGTGTACGGGGCGGTGGGCGCCGCCGACCTGCTGCGCCGGGACCGCGACGAGCTGCGGCACGACGCGGTGCGGCACGGGGTGGCCCCGGACGTCGCGGCGGAGGCCGTGGAGCTGCTCGTGCTGCCGCACCACCCGGTGTCGGGGGAGCTGACGGTGGACCTGGGCGGCGAGGTGCGGGTGCTGCTGGCCAACGTCGGTCCCGGGCACACGGCGCACGACCTGGCGGTGCTCGTGGCGGTGCCCGGCGGGCCGGAGGTGGTCTTCTGCGGCGACGTCGTCGAGGAGTCCGGCGAGCCGCAGGCGGGGCCGGACGCCCTGCCGCACGCCTGGCCGGCCGCGCTGGACCGGCTGCTGGCGCTGGGCGGGGACGACGCGGTGTACGTGCCGGGCCACGGGGCGGTCGTGGACGCGGAGTTCGTGCGGAGGCAGCGTGACGCCCTCGCGGAGCGTTTCGGCGTGTCGTGACCCGCGCCGTGCGGGTGATCCACAATTGCGCCCATGCGCAGCAGAGAGTACGGCCCGGACCTGACCCCTCCGTGGAAGCGGAGCGCACCCGTTCCGGAGGTGCCGGCCGAGGCCGGTCTGGTGGTGGAGGAGACCACGACGGGCTTCTGCGGGGCGGTGGTCCGCTGCGAGAAGACGGCGCAGGGACCGACGGTCACGCTGGAGGACCGCTTCGGGAAGTGCCGTGTCTTCCCCATGGAGCCGCGCGGCTTCCTGCTGGAGGGGCGCGTGGTCACCCTTGTGCGCCCGGCGGCGTCCTCCGCGCCGGCCGGGCCCGTGCGCACGGCCTCCGGCTCGATCGCGGTGCCGGGGGCGCGGGCGCGGGTGGCCCGGGCGGGCCGCATCTACGTCGAGGGGCGCCACGACGCGGAACTGGTGGAGCGGGTGTGGGGCGACGACCTGCGGATCGAGGGCGTGGTCGTCGAGTACCTGGAGGGCGTCGACGACCTGCCGGCCCTCGTGCGCTTCTTCGGCCCCGGGCCCGACGCCCGGCTGGGGGTGCTGGTGGACCACCTCGTGCCGGGCTCGAAGGAGTCCCGGATCGCGGCGGAGGTGACGGGCGAGCACGTGCTGGTGGTGGGCCACCCGTACGTGGACGTGTGGGAGGCCGTGAAGCCGTCGTCCGTGGGGATCCCGGAGTGGCCCCGGGTGCCGCGGGGGCTGGACTGGAAGACGGGGGTGTGCGAGGCCCTGGGCTGGCCGGCGAACACGGGGGCCG is a window encoding:
- the hrcA gene encoding heat-inducible transcriptional repressor HrcA, translating into MLSERRLEVLRAIVQDYVGTEEPVGSKALTERHRLGVSPATVRNDMAALEDEGFIAQPHTSAGRIPTDKGYRLFVDKLAGVKPLSTPERRAIQNFLDGAVDLDDVVARTVRLLAQLTRQVAVVQYPSLSRSTVRHVELLALAPARIMLVLITDTGRVEQRMVDCPAPVGETSLADLRARLNSRVVGRRFTDVPQLVQDLPESFEQDDRGTVSTVLATLLETLVEETEERLMIGGTANLTRFGHDFPLTIRPVLEALEEQVVLLKLLGETKGAEMTVRIGHENAHEGLNSTSVVAVGYGSGDEAVAKLGVVGPTRMDYPGTMGAVRAVARYVGQILAES
- a CDS encoding MBL fold metallo-hydrolase, whose amino-acid sequence is MEMQGDSGGAEARWERLAPGVVRRRLPGWDATVGAIAGEGGVLVVDTGSSLHEGVEIRREVQELFGPPVTHIALTHPHFDHVLGTAAFAGVQVYGAVGAADLLRRDRDELRHDAVRHGVAPDVAAEAVELLVLPHHPVSGELTVDLGGEVRVLLANVGPGHTAHDLAVLVAVPGGPEVVFCGDVVEESGEPQAGPDALPHAWPAALDRLLALGGDDAVYVPGHGAVVDAEFVRRQRDALAERFGVS
- a CDS encoding DUF3097 domain-containing protein, whose translation is MRSREYGPDLTPPWKRSAPVPEVPAEAGLVVEETTTGFCGAVVRCEKTAQGPTVTLEDRFGKCRVFPMEPRGFLLEGRVVTLVRPAASSAPAGPVRTASGSIAVPGARARVARAGRIYVEGRHDAELVERVWGDDLRIEGVVVEYLEGVDDLPALVRFFGPGPDARLGVLVDHLVPGSKESRIAAEVTGEHVLVVGHPYVDVWEAVKPSSVGIPEWPRVPRGLDWKTGVCEALGWPANTGAAWQRILSRVRSYKDLEPALLGRVEELIDFVTAGT